The stretch of DNA GCCACATGAATGATCTGCCCCACCCGCACGGCCCGCGAATAGCCCACCACGTCTTCCCACGGGCTGCCGCCAGAGATACGCTGAGGTTGCACAGCCTTCATTGTCCTTCTCCCACAGCGGCCAGGCCCACATAATCCGGCGCGGCAAAGATCCCGCCCTGCCGCTGTTCCGTGATGTCTGCCGGGTCGCCGTGAAGGTGGCCCACGGCCTCTGCGTAGGCTTCGGCATCGTCCTGCGGCGCGTAGCCAATCTCGGCCCAGCCTTCATCGGTCATCCAGCGGCGGGTGTTGCCGCTGATGCCTGCCACGATTCGGAAGCCGTCTGGCAGGGCGCTGGAAGGTGCGGTGACTGCGCGGGCAAACAGTTGGGCGGCGTCGCGGTGAGACAGCCACGTCGACAGGTGGCGGGCGTCCTGCGGCTCCTGCTGAAACGAGCAGATCCGCACCGACACGAATTCCAGTGCGAATTTTTCAGCGTACATGCGTCCCAGCGCCTCGCCGTACACCTTGCTGATGCCGTAGTGGGTATCGGGGCGCACGGGCACATTGGGGCCAATTGGGGGGCCAATCGGGGTGCGGGGATACATCCCCACCGTGTGAATGCTGCTGGCAAAGGCCACGCGCTGCACGCCTGCAAGCCGCGCCGCTTCCAGCACATGATAGGTGCCGTCTATGTTCACGTCCCGGATGCGTCCGTAGCGGTCTTCGTTGGCAATGCCTCCCAGATGAATCACGGCGTCCACGCCCTGCATGACTGCTTGCATGGCGGCAAAATCGGTCAGGTCGGCCAATTGCACTTCTTCGCCTGACTGGGTGTCTCCACCCCGCGCCGGGCCGAGGTCGCGGGCGTCGGTCAGGCGTAATACGGTCTGGGAACCGGGTAAAAAGTCGCGCAACTGGCTTCTCAGGGTGCTACCGATTTCTCCGGCGGCTCCAGTGATCAGGATTCGGCGGGGGTAAACGCTGGATTGATGGGAGTGATTGCTGGGGGCATTCATGCCCTCTATCCTGCCGCCTCCGGCCCCTTCGTGTGTTCATCTGGGCGACCCTGCCAAACCTAAGCAAACGCTCATGGCCGCATGTGAAGGGGGATTGAAGCTGGGCTGTACGGTAATCGGGGCGATCCAACTCTGGTCACTGCTGTCCACCCTCAAGGGCGAACCTTAATGTATCGGGTGGTCAATTATACCCGGTTCAGTTAAATATTTTACAATCTAGCCCGTTCAATACCGATTGTCTGTTGATTCCATGGAGGCCGTACGCCATCGTTTGTCCCCTCTCAAGTGCTGGCCCGTTGTACAGGAGAACTTTATGACCTTACTGGATCAAATCCAAAGCTATTTTGGAGCCGGAGCCGCAGAGCAGTTGGGCCGCGCCGTCAATCTGTCGCCAGACCAGGCCCGCACCGCGCTGCACGCTGGTTTACCCCTGCAACTCGACGCTATCGTTGACCACGCCTCCTCTGCGGAAGGCCGCGAACAACTTGTGGATGCCGTGCAAAACCTGCCCCAATTTGCCAGCGTACAGGACGCTCTGAACGACGCCGACGGAGCCAGCAATCTGGAACGGGCCGGAGAAATGCTCGCCCCAGTGTTGCTGGGCGGGCACGCAGATCGAATTACGCAATCGGTGGCGGCCAAACTCACGGCGGGCCACACAGACGCCGGAGTCATCGGCGGTCTGCACAGCGGGGCGCAGCGTCTGATGCAGATGGCGCTGCCGCTATTGCTCAGCTTTTTGGGCCAGCGCGGTCTGAATGCAGGCAACGTGACCACCATGCTGCCGAGTATGAAGGGCGGCCTGGCGGGCCTTGCCGGGATGGGCGCTGCCGGAGCCGGACTGGTGGGGGCAGGCTTGGCCGGAACTGGGCTGGCCGGAGCGGGTGCGCTGGCCGCTGGCCTCGGCAAACCTGATCTGACCATTCCGGAAGTGAAGTTGTCAGAACTGAACAAGCCAGAGCTGAATAAACCGGAACTGGGCAAGATCAACTTGAGTCCCACTGAAATTGCCACACCTGATCTGCATAAGCCCAATCTGGGGGCAATTGGCGGTGGCGCTGTCGGAGGGCTGGCCGCTGCTGGAGCCGCTGGTTTGGCCGGAGCAGCACTGACCTCGGGTAACCTGCTGGACTTTCTCAAGGGTCAATTTACGCCTGCGGTGGCCGAGCAAGTGGGCAAATCGGCGGGCTTTGGCGGCAGTACGGCCAGCCGCGCCACCCTCGCCGCGCTGCCTCTGGTGCTCAACGCTCTGATCAACAAGGGCCGCACCGAATCGGGCGCAAACGACGTGTTGAATATGGCCCGCCCGCTGGGGCATCTGGCCGCAGCCGACGGCACCCTAAACACCAACCTGCTCAACGACGGCGCTGAAACAGCCCGGATCGAGGGTCAGGGACGCGGGTTGCTGGGCGGCTTATTTGGCAACGTAGAGGCCGTCACCGGGCGACTCGGTACGGCGCTGGGGGGCAGCGGTGCAAACGCTGGGCGGCTCCTGGCGATCCTGACGCCGCTGGTGCTGAGCATGCTGGGCAACCGCGCCCGTGCAGGTGGCGTGGGTGCAGGCGCATTCTCTGGCCTGTTGGGTGGAATGGGTGGCAGCCTGGCCGGTCTGTTGCCTACTGGCCTCTCCAGTCTGGGCGGCCTGCTCGGTGCTGGTGCGCTGGGTGCTGGTGCAGTGGGTGCAGCGGCCACAACGGTTGCAGCGGCAGTCCCGCCTGCTCCCCGTCCGGTCACGCCCCCGGCGACTCCGCCTGTGGTCACGCCCGCAGTCGTCAGGGAGCCGGAACGCAAACGCGGCGGCTTTCCCTGGTGGCTGATTCCGTTGGCGCTGCTGCTGCTCTTGGGTGGGTGCTGGGTTCTGAACCGCAATCCTGCGTCCACAACGGGCACAGGCACCAGTACAGGCAACACAGCGGGCGCGGCGGTGGGCGGCATCGTGGTCACCAACCCCACGTCTGATTCCAACCTGCCTGCCGCCGAATTCACCATGAGTGGCACGGGCACGGCGGGTGACACGCTCACCATTGCCGACCAGGGCCAGGAAGTCGCCACCTCTACCGTCGGTGCAGACGGTCAGTGGACGGCGGCCATTCCCGCGCCCACAGTAGGCGAGCACACCTACAGCATCACGGGTGCAGACGGCACGGCCAAGAGTGAATTCAAGGTCAACATCACCGACGACGCGGCCAGCACTGAGCCAACCGGAACCGATGCGGCTTCGACGGGCGACTCTGGTACGGGCGACTTCAGCATCACCGAACCCGCTGCGGGCGCGATCCTGCCCGCCGGAGACTTTGCCCTGAGTGGCACGGGCACCGCTGGACAGGAAATCGAAGTGTTCGACGGCGACACCAGCCTCGGCAAAGTCACGGTAGACGAGGGCGGCAACTGGACATTGCCCGTGACTGGCGCGGTTGCCGGAGCGCGGGCCTACGCCATTAAAGGCGCAGACGGCACCGAACTCGCCACCCTGAGCGCCACTGTCGGAGACGCTGCTGTGGGCGACGCCGCTACCGAAGCGCCTGCCGACGAAGCCGCCGCACCTGCTGACGACAGTGCCGCTGACAACACTGCGGGCGCTGCTGCCCCCGCTGCCGCCGACTTCTCCATCACCACCCCCGCTGCCGACGCCCAATTGCCCGCAGGCGGCTTTACCCTCAGTGGTCAGGGCACACCCGGAGCCAGCGTAGAAATCTTTGAAGACGACGTGAGTCTCGGCAACGTCACGGTAGGCGCAGACGGCGCCTGGACGAAAGACGTCCCCAGTCCTGCCGAAGGCGCGCACACCTACGCCGTGAAGGGCAGCGACGGCACCGAGTTGACCACCGTCCGCGCAACTGTGGCCGCCGCAACGGCCTCTGCTGGTGGCGCTGCTCAGGTGTGCGCCGAGGACTACACCCTCAGCATCACCGACGGCCAAACCGTCAAGGAACCCTTCCGCTTTGGCGGCGTGGGCGGCGGCGAAGGCTACAGCGTCACCGTCAAACGCGGCGAACGCTTGGTCGGCACCAAAAACATTCAGTTGGACGCCAGCTGTGGCTGGGCCTACGAGAGTCGCCCCGGTGCGGGCACGGTCACCTACGAGGTTCGTCCTCTGGGTGATGCCAACGCGGAGCCTCTCAGCACGGTAAATCTGACCGTCGCGGAGTAAGGTCTAAGGGTCTAATAAGTCTAAGGGCCAGAGGACTGGGCAGCACGGCTTTTAGATACTCGCCAACAATCAATACCGCTCCTTTCGGGGGGCGGTTCTCTTGTGCCGTTCAGAATGATGTTCTACTGCGCCACCCGGCCTACTGCTGTCCGGCCACGCGGCAGATGCATCCTGCGCCCAACTTCTGCACACTGAACCCATGACCGACAAGCACCTATCCGACAAGCACCTGTCACACCAGCTGTCGTATTTGCTGCGGCACGCGCCGCATGAGGCGGGCCTGACGCTCGCGCCGGGTGGTTGGGTTCCGCTGGAGCCTGTGCTGGCGCATCTGCATGTCACCCGTGAGCAGGTGGCACGGGTGGTGGCAGCCAGCGACAAACAACGCTTCAGCCTCGGCACCGATGCCCGCACAGGCAGCGAGCGCGTCCGGGCCAATCAGGGCCACAGCGTCCCTGTAGACCTTGAACTGGTGCCCACGCTGCCGCCCGCCGTGCTGTATCACGGCACTTATCCCGACGCCCTGCCCGCCATCCGCGCCACTGGACTGAAGGCCATGAACCGCCACCATGTCCACCTCTCGCCCGATACCGCCACTGCCACCAAAGTCGGTACGCGGCGCGGCCTGCCTGTGGTGCTGACCGTCCACGCGGGCCAGATGCACACGGCCGGACACCTGTTTTATGTCAGTTCCAATGGCGTATGGCTCACTGAACATGTGCCATCAGAGTTCGTGGAGTTTCCACAGGGCTGATACAGATTGAATCCTGCTCTTTTTAGGAATCAACCCGACTTGAAAAGCCCCGAAGGGGAGCGGACTTGCAAAGCTGCGCAGCAGAGCGAGTGGAAAAAAATACGGACTCCGCGTTATGGAGCCGCAAGCGGTGCTTTCCTGGTGGTGACGGAATAAAGCGCAATCCGTATGACCTACCATTCATGAAATAATCCCCCTATGCTCACTCTGGATCAGGCCCGCGCTGCTCTCGCTTCTGCTCGCCGGGTAGCTGTCCTGACCGGAGCGGGCGTAAGTGCCGAGAGCGGCATTCCTACCTTCCGTGACGCCCAGACCGGGCATTGGGCGCGGTTCCGGCCCGAAGACTTGGCGAGTCCTGACGCGTACCACCGCGACCCCGACCTGGTGTGGCAGTGGTACGCGGGCCGCTACGCCGATGTGACCCGTGCCCAACCCAACGCTGCGCACACCTTGCTGGCGCAACTGGAGCGTGAAAAGGGTACCGGCTTTTTCCTGGCGACCCAGAATGTAGATGGTCTGCACGCCCGCGCAGGCAGCGGCACGGGCGGCGGGCAGATGGTGGAACTGCACGGGAGCCTCGCCAGCGCCCGCGATGAGGTCACGGGTGAAGTGTTCGCCTTGCCCGACCCCGCCGAGTTGGTCACGCCGCCCACCTCGCCTGCCGGAAACCGCATGCGCCCCCACATCGTCTGGTTTGGAGAGTACCTGTCCCCAGATGTGCTGGAGGCTGCCCAGGTCGCGTTCTATGAGGCGGAAGTGGCCCTGATTCTGGGCACCAGCGGCCTGGTGTATCCGGCGGCAGGGCTGGCCCGCCACACCCAACAGGGCGGCGGCGTGGTCATAGAGGTCAATACGGCAGACACCGACTTGACCGCTCAGATGAATTTCAGCCTGCGCGATCTGGCCTCAAGCGGGCTGGCACGGCTGATGGGGGCGGGGTAGGAATTCATCCACCAACCGGGACAGACATCACAGCCCTGCCTCCCGCGTTCTGTTAAGCTGCCCTGTTTCGCGGCGGCCCAGTACGGCACTGCCGG from Deinococcus sp. QL22 encodes:
- a CDS encoding RNA 2'-phosphotransferase, with the protein product MTDKHLSDKHLSHQLSYLLRHAPHEAGLTLAPGGWVPLEPVLAHLHVTREQVARVVAASDKQRFSLGTDARTGSERVRANQGHSVPVDLELVPTLPPAVLYHGTYPDALPAIRATGLKAMNRHHVHLSPDTATATKVGTRRGLPVVLTVHAGQMHTAGHLFYVSSNGVWLTEHVPSEFVEFPQG
- a CDS encoding NAD(P)-dependent oxidoreductase; this encodes MNAPSNHSHQSSVYPRRILITGAAGEIGSTLRSQLRDFLPGSQTVLRLTDARDLGPARGGDTQSGEEVQLADLTDFAAMQAVMQGVDAVIHLGGIANEDRYGRIRDVNIDGTYHVLEAARLAGVQRVAFASSIHTVGMYPRTPIGPPIGPNVPVRPDTHYGISKVYGEALGRMYAEKFALEFVSVRICSFQQEPQDARHLSTWLSHRDAAQLFARAVTAPSSALPDGFRIVAGISGNTRRWMTDEGWAEIGYAPQDDAEAYAEAVGHLHGDPADITEQRQGGIFAAPDYVGLAAVGEGQ
- a CDS encoding DUF937 domain-containing protein gives rise to the protein MTLLDQIQSYFGAGAAEQLGRAVNLSPDQARTALHAGLPLQLDAIVDHASSAEGREQLVDAVQNLPQFASVQDALNDADGASNLERAGEMLAPVLLGGHADRITQSVAAKLTAGHTDAGVIGGLHSGAQRLMQMALPLLLSFLGQRGLNAGNVTTMLPSMKGGLAGLAGMGAAGAGLVGAGLAGTGLAGAGALAAGLGKPDLTIPEVKLSELNKPELNKPELGKINLSPTEIATPDLHKPNLGAIGGGAVGGLAAAGAAGLAGAALTSGNLLDFLKGQFTPAVAEQVGKSAGFGGSTASRATLAALPLVLNALINKGRTESGANDVLNMARPLGHLAAADGTLNTNLLNDGAETARIEGQGRGLLGGLFGNVEAVTGRLGTALGGSGANAGRLLAILTPLVLSMLGNRARAGGVGAGAFSGLLGGMGGSLAGLLPTGLSSLGGLLGAGALGAGAVGAAATTVAAAVPPAPRPVTPPATPPVVTPAVVREPERKRGGFPWWLIPLALLLLLGGCWVLNRNPASTTGTGTSTGNTAGAAVGGIVVTNPTSDSNLPAAEFTMSGTGTAGDTLTIADQGQEVATSTVGADGQWTAAIPAPTVGEHTYSITGADGTAKSEFKVNITDDAASTEPTGTDAASTGDSGTGDFSITEPAAGAILPAGDFALSGTGTAGQEIEVFDGDTSLGKVTVDEGGNWTLPVTGAVAGARAYAIKGADGTELATLSATVGDAAVGDAATEAPADEAAAPADDSAADNTAGAAAPAAADFSITTPAADAQLPAGGFTLSGQGTPGASVEIFEDDVSLGNVTVGADGAWTKDVPSPAEGAHTYAVKGSDGTELTTVRATVAAATASAGGAAQVCAEDYTLSITDGQTVKEPFRFGGVGGGEGYSVTVKRGERLVGTKNIQLDASCGWAYESRPGAGTVTYEVRPLGDANAEPLSTVNLTVAE
- a CDS encoding Sir2 family NAD-dependent protein deacetylase — translated: MLTLDQARAALASARRVAVLTGAGVSAESGIPTFRDAQTGHWARFRPEDLASPDAYHRDPDLVWQWYAGRYADVTRAQPNAAHTLLAQLEREKGTGFFLATQNVDGLHARAGSGTGGGQMVELHGSLASARDEVTGEVFALPDPAELVTPPTSPAGNRMRPHIVWFGEYLSPDVLEAAQVAFYEAEVALILGTSGLVYPAAGLARHTQQGGGVVIEVNTADTDLTAQMNFSLRDLASSGLARLMGAG